The following is a genomic window from Coriobacteriaceae bacterium.
CGACCCGTTTTGAGGCCTCAAACTGGGACGCAGTTTCCGGTTGAGTCCTGTTTGGGAAACTGCATCCCGTTCTGAGTCGGTATTCCGGGTCGTAGTTTCCGCTAGGGGCTCCAACCGGAAAGTGCATCCCAGAATTCGACCAAATAGTGGGGCGCGCTTTCCGGAGCTAAGCTGCAGCTCGCATAAAAAACGGGCGCGAACCGAGGTCCGCACCCGTAAATGTCGATGCCCGAAGGCTTATTTGCGCATCAAACCGCCGCGCTCGTCGATGGCGTCCCAGAAGGCGCCGGCAAAGCGAGGATCGCTTGCAGCCATGAGAGCGTTGGTGGCCATCCAGCCAGACGGGGTACCGGTATCGTAGCCCGAGAGCGGGTCGATGACGACGGCGTACATGGCCTCGCGGTCGAGCGAGCGAGCCATGGCGTCGGTCAGCTGGATCTCGCCGCCCTTACCGGCCTGCTGATCGGCCAGCAGGTCCATAACCAGCGGGCTCAGCAGGTAGCGACCGACGATGTACAGGTTGGACGGAGCCGCCTCGGGAGCAGGCTTCTCGACCAGACCGCCGATGCGCCAGACTGCGCCAGGCTCGGCATCGGCAACGCCCTCGGCGCCCTCGAGCGAACCGACGCGCTCGCCGGCGATAACGCCGTAGCGGCTGACTTCCTCGGGCGAGCAAGCAGCGACGGCAATAACCGAAGCGCCACCGTGCTCTTTGGAAACGGCGAGCATCTTGTCGCAGATGTCGCGGTTAGGCACAACGTAGTCGCCCAGAAGAACCAGGAAGTTCTCCCCTGCCACGGCGTCGGCGGCAGAGCGGATAGCATGACCGAGGCCCTTGGGCTCGTACTGATAACGGAAGTCGACCGGCATACCGCCCGCATGGGCGACGGCGTCGGCGTAGGCGTCCTTACCGCGCTCGCGCAGCAGGTTCTCGAGCGAACGATCGGGCTGGAAGTAGCTCAGCAGCTCGGGCTTACCGGGAGAGGTAACGATGATGGCGTCGTCGACCTCCTCGGGGTCGAGTGCCTCCTCAACGACATACTGAATGACCGGCTTGTCGAGCACCGGCAGCATCTCTTTGGGCGTGCACTTAGTGCCAGGCAGAAAACGCGTGCCAAGACCGGCGGCGGGGATGATTGCCTTCATGTTATTCAAGGATCCTTTCGCAGGCGCAGAATGCGCCCTGTGCGTGCGGCGCGACGGCCGCAGACCAAATTGCGATACCGAATTATCTTACCGCCGGAGACATACGTCGCCGTAAGGCAAACGCAATTCTTCAGCATGTCAACGCAAATTAATGCTCGAATGGTGCAATTTTACGCCCCAGCGGTAACAGGATTGGCACGGCGAAGACAACGGTGTTCTGCGTGCCGAGCAATGGGAATGAGGGGCCAACACAAAAAAGACGGGGCTCGCATAGCGAGCCCCGTCTGCAAAGAAATCTGGCGAGAGAGCCTGATTACTTGAGGGTGACAGCAGCGCCAGCAGCCTCGAGCTTCTCCTTGGCAGCCTCGGCGTCCTCCTTCTTGGCACCCTCGAGAACAGCCTTGGGAGCGCCCTCGACGACCTCCTTGGCCTCCTTCAGGCCAAGGTTGGTGAGCTCACGGACGGCCTTGATGACCTGGATCTTGTTGTCGCCGAAGCCCTCGAGCACGACGTCAAACTCGGTCTTCTCCTCGGCCTCAGCAGCGCCAGCAGCAGGAGCGGCGACAACAGCGGCAGGAGCAGCGGCGGAAACGCCGAAGGTGTCCTCGATAGCCTTGACGAGCTCGGAAGCCTCGAGAAGGGTCATTTCCTTAAGAGCATCGATGATCTCATCGGTGGTAAGCTTAGCCATTTCTAAGTCCTTTCGGTTTCCGTGCGGATGCACGGAGATCAGTTAAAACACGGCGCGAATGCGCCAGGGGTGCGGCGTTGCCGCCGCGGGTGAAAACAGCAACTAGGCTGCCTTCTGCTCGGAGACCTGCTGGATCGAACGAGCGAGACCAGAGGAAACGCCGTTGACGCAGACAGCGATGTCGCGAGCGAAACCGGAGATGAGACCGGCGATCTGGCCGAGAAGCTGATCCTTGGTGGGCAGCTCGGCGATAGCCTTAACATCATCAGCGGAAACGGCCTTGCCGTCGGAGATACCGCCCTTGATCTCAAGGACGCCCTTGGACTTAGCGGAGAAGTCCTTAAGGGCCTTAGCGGCCTCGACCGGCTCGGTCTCGTAGAACACATAAGCGACGGGGCCGGCGAGGATCTCGTCGAGCTCGGGCTGCTCCTGGTTCTTGAGAGCGATCTTGACCAGGTTGTTCTTGTAGACCTTCATCTCGGCGCCGCACTCGCGAAGCTGATGACGCAGCTCCTGAGCCTGCTTAACCGTCAGACCGTTGTAGTTGACGACGAACAGACCGGCGTTCTCGGCGATACGGGACTCGATCTCTGCAACCTTGTCGATTTTGTACTGCTGGGGCATGAATTACACCTCCTCGAATTCTTTCCGGGCACGGTCCGCCACAAGGACGTGACGGGGGCATGTCCAAAAAGAAAGCCCCCGCGCTGCATGAGCGACGGGGGCGAGAAGACATATCTACTCGACCACCTCGGCTGGCGGGATATCCCATTAAGCTTGCGGGCGAAGCCCGTTTGCGCCGGCTGTCTCTGGCAGCGGATTCGTGCGTGAACCGAAAGTATTATGGCGGGGACCCCGGCGTCGGTCAACGGGAAACTGGGCTGCACACAATTCCACCATCCGGCCGCGCTGCCAAAGGCCAGGCGCAAGGTTTTCGCTCGGTCAGGTCCTGGGCTCGCTCGGAAAGCACATTAAGTGCTTTCCGGCTCGTGCGGAATCTACGAAAACCTTGCGCCTGGCCTTCGGCGGCGCGTGCCTGCGTTGACTTTGGACAGCCCGGGTTTTCGTTGAGCGACGCGCCCCACGCATAACCCTTGTGTCGGTGGGCTGATGTGTTGCATCCCTGAGGATTACAAAGTCGAAATGAAGGTGGACAGGCGGCGGAGACCTTCGTCCAGGTTTTCGTCGGAGACGCAGTAGCTTAGGCGGATGTGGCCTTCGGTGCCGAAACAGTCGCCCGGGACTAGGGCTACGTTCGCCTCTTTGATGGCTTTGATGCAGAAGGCTTCGCTTGTTAGGCCGAATTGTTTGATGCTCGGGAAAGTGTAGAAGGCTCCTGCGGGCTCTACTGCGTCGAGGCCCATAGCGTTTAAGGCTGCGAGCACGCGTTTGCGGCGGGCTCGGTAGACTTTGAGCATGGGGGTTGGGTCGACGGTGAGGGCTCGGGCTGCGGCGTCCATTTCGAAGGAGACGGCACTCGATACTAGGTATTGGTGTGCTTTTGCGATCTCGGCGATGACGGGGGCTGCCGCTGCGAGCCAACCCAAGCGCCAGCCGGTCATGGCCCAGGGCTTGGAGAAACTCTCGATGATCACTGTCTGCTCGCGCAGCTCCGGGTGTCGCTGGGCGAAGCGCTCGTAGCCATCCACATAGACCAGACGGTTGTATACGTCGTCGCAGACTACGTAGATGCCCGCCTGCTCCGCTACGCGCGCCACGGTGTCGAGCGATGCCGCGTCGAGGATGCAGCCCGTAGGATTGTTGGGCGAGCAGATAACGATAGCCTTGGTCGCCGGGGTCACGCAGGCGCGAAGCGCTTCCTCGTCAATCTGAAATTGCGCGGGCTCCGTATCCAAAAAGACCGCTTTGGCGTGGTTGGCAACGACGATGCTCTCGTACAGGCCAAAGGCCGGCGTGGGGATGATGACCTCGTCGCCTGGATTGAGCATAGCCATAAACGTAGCCGACAGGGCCTCAGTCGCACCATCGGTCAGGATGACCTCGTCGGCAGAATACGTAAGGCCCGCATCCCCCATGTAGGCAGACAGCGCCTTGCGCAGGGCGGGGCGACCGTTGTTGGGCGGATAATGCGTGTCACCGCGGTCCAGCGCGGCGGTCACCTCGGCGCTAATCACGTCGGGCGTGGGAAAATCAGGCTCGCCGAGCGCAAGCGCAATGCATCCCGGATGCTGGGCGGCGAGCGCGTTGATTCGGCGGATGCCGGAGGGCTTGAGCGTGGCAAGCGAAGTATTCATGGGCAGGCGCATGGCGTTCCTTTCGTAAGGGTTGCACTAGGATAGCGCGGCTAGGCGCCGCCAGACGGTGTAACCTAAACGGAAACCAACTGGAAAGGAGGCGGCATGGAGACGATCGCGCGCGGCGATGTACCAAAAACGCTGCAAACCATTGCGTATATCAGCATTCCCAATAGCTCCGATCTTGAGTTTTTGCTCTGGGACCTGCAAGATGCCATCGCGGCCTATGCCCGGCTTTCCGACACCGTACTTCCCCACCCGGTTGACTTGAAGGCGGATGATGCCGGTGCAGTCGATGGCATGGTGCTCGCTGTTGATGATGCATTTGACGATGAGGCTATGATCGCTGTCGAGCAGATACTCGATCGCCTTGGAAATACAGAGACA
Proteins encoded in this region:
- the rplJ gene encoding 50S ribosomal protein L10, whose translation is MPQQYKIDKVAEIESRIAENAGLFVVNYNGLTVKQAQELRHQLRECGAEMKVYKNNLVKIALKNQEQPELDEILAGPVAYVFYETEPVEAAKALKDFSAKSKGVLEIKGGISDGKAVSADDVKAIAELPTKDQLLGQIAGLISGFARDIAVCVNGVSSGLARSIQQVSEQKAA
- the rplL gene encoding 50S ribosomal protein L7/L12, which gives rise to MAKLTTDEIIDALKEMTLLEASELVKAIEDTFGVSAAAPAAVVAAPAAGAAEAEEKTEFDVVLEGFGDNKIQVIKAVRELTNLGLKEAKEVVEGAPKAVLEGAKKEDAEAAKEKLEAAGAAVTLK
- a CDS encoding aminotransferase class I/II-fold pyridoxal phosphate-dependent enzyme; translation: MRLPMNTSLATLKPSGIRRINALAAQHPGCIALALGEPDFPTPDVISAEVTAALDRGDTHYPPNNGRPALRKALSAYMGDAGLTYSADEVILTDGATEALSATFMAMLNPGDEVIIPTPAFGLYESIVVANHAKAVFLDTEPAQFQIDEEALRACVTPATKAIVICSPNNPTGCILDAASLDTVARVAEQAGIYVVCDDVYNRLVYVDGYERFAQRHPELREQTVIIESFSKPWAMTGWRLGWLAAAAPVIAEIAKAHQYLVSSAVSFEMDAAARALTVDPTPMLKVYRARRKRVLAALNAMGLDAVEPAGAFYTFPSIKQFGLTSEAFCIKAIKEANVALVPGDCFGTEGHIRLSYCVSDENLDEGLRRLSTFISTL
- a CDS encoding UTP--glucose-1-phosphate uridylyltransferase, with translation MKAIIPAAGLGTRFLPGTKCTPKEMLPVLDKPVIQYVVEEALDPEEVDDAIIVTSPGKPELLSYFQPDRSLENLLRERGKDAYADAVAHAGGMPVDFRYQYEPKGLGHAIRSAADAVAGENFLVLLGDYVVPNRDICDKMLAVSKEHGGASVIAVAACSPEEVSRYGVIAGERVGSLEGAEGVADAEPGAVWRIGGLVEKPAPEAAPSNLYIVGRYLLSPLVMDLLADQQAGKGGEIQLTDAMARSLDREAMYAVVIDPLSGYDTGTPSGWMATNALMAASDPRFAGAFWDAIDERGGLMRK